A DNA window from Salarias fasciatus chromosome 23 unlocalized genomic scaffold, fSalaFa1.1 super_scaffold_20, whole genome shotgun sequence contains the following coding sequences:
- the LOC115384201 gene encoding inhibin beta B chain-like, whose product MSICLFRLALLVACVLSISGTVAPGTEAEAEAEARAASRDTCASCGGAAQPEEPEEGRPDGELLEAVKRHILSRLQMRERPNITHPVPKAAMVTALRKLHAGKLREDGRVEIPNLDGHPMSSELEESSEIISFAEKDDLVTSKSSLFFLISSEGNQNLYVTQATLWLYFKLLPPPAEVRGRRKVTVKVYYQEPGLGSKWNLVEKRVELKRSGWHTFALTDAVRLVFEKGDRRQNLDVRCEGCEAEGVAPMLLSLNDESHRPFLVVQARQADSKHRIRKRGLECDGSSSLCCRQQFYIDFRLIGWNDWIIAPSGYFGNYCEGNCPAYMAGVPGSASSFHTAVVNQYRMRGMSPGSMNSCCIPTKLSTMSMLYFDDEYNIVKRDVPNMIVDECGCA is encoded by the exons ATGAGTATCTGTCTCTTCCGACTGGCACTCCTCGTGGCTTGCGTCCTCTCCATCAGCGGCACCGTTGCGCCTGggacggaggcggaggcggaggcggaggcgcgCGCCGCGTCCCGGGATACCTGCGCGTCCTGCGGCGGCGCGGCTCAGCCGGAGGAGCCCGAGGAGGGCCGGCCCGAcggggagctgctggaggcggtCAAGAGGCACATCCTGAGCAGGCTGCAGATGCGGGAGAGGCCCAACATCACGCACCCGGTCCCCAAGGCGGCCATGGTGACGGCGCTGCGCAAGCTGCACGCGGGGAAGCTGCGCGAGGACGGGAGGGTGGAGATCCCCAACCTGGACGGACACCCGATGAGCagcgagctggaggagagctCGGAGATCATCAGCTTTGCGGAGAAAG atgaTTTGGTGACCTCCAAGTCCAGCCTGTTCTTCCTGATCTCCAGCGAGGGCAACCAGAACCTGTACGTGACGCAGGCCACCCTCTGGCTCTACTTcaagctgctgccgccgcccgCGGAGGTCCGCGGCCGGCGGAAGGTGACGGTGAAGGTGTACTACCAGGAGCCGGGCCTGGGCAGCAAGTGGAACCTGGTGGAGAAGCGGGTGGAGCTGAAGCGCAGCGGCTGGCACACCTTCGCCCTGACCGACGCCGTCCGGCTGGTGTTCGAGAAGGGCGACCGGCGCCAGAACCTGGACGTGCGCTGTGAGGGCTGCGAGGCGGAGGGCGTCGCGCCCATGCTGCTCAGCCTCAACGACGAGTCGCACCGGCCCTTCCTGGTGGTGCAGGCGAGGCAGGCCGACAGCAAGCACCGCATCCGGAAGCGCGGGCTGGAGTgcgacggcagcagcagcctgtgctGCCGCCAGCAGTTCTACATTGACTTCCGCCTGATCGGCTGGAACGACTGGATCATCGCGCCGTCGGGGTACTTTGGGAACTACTGCGAGGGCAACTGCCCGGCCTACATGGCGGGCGTGCCCGGCTCGGCGTCGTCCTTCCACACGGCGGTGGTGAATCAGTACCGCATGCGGGGGATGAGCCCCGGATCCATGAACTCCTGCTGCATCCCCACCAAGCTGAGCACCATGTCCATGCTCTACTTCGACGACGAGTACAACATCGTGAAGCGGGACGTTCCCAACATGATCGTGGACGAGTGCGGCTGCGCCTGA
- the LOC115384119 gene encoding ras-related protein ralB-B-like: MASGKNKNQTSLVLHKVIMVGSGGVGKSALTLQFMYDEFVEDYEPTKADSYRKKVVLDGEDVQIDILDTAGQEDYAAIRDNYFRSGEGFLLVFSITEHESFTATSEFREQILRVKEEEAIPLLVVGNKSDLEERRQVSAEEAAAKAGEWGVQYVETSAKTRANVDKVFFDLMREVRKKKMSESKDKNGPSGKKKKKRCCIL, encoded by the exons aTGGCCTCTGGTAAGAACAAGAACCAGACGTCTCTGGTCCTCCACAAAGTCATCATGGtgggcagcggcggcgtgggGAAGTCGGCCCTCACCCTGCAGTTCATGTACGACGAG TTCGTGGAGGACTACGAGCCCACGAAGGCCGACAGCTACAGGAAGAAGGTGGTGCTGGACGGCGAGGACGTCCAGATCGACATCCTGGACACGGCGGGGCAGGAGGACTACGCCGCCATCAGGGACAACTACTTCCGCAGCGGCGagggcttcctgctggtcttCTCCATCACGGAGCACGAGTCCTTCACGGCCACGTCGGAGTTCAG GGAGCAGATCCTGcgggtgaaggaggaggaggccatcCCGCTCCTCGTGGTCGGGAACAAGTCGGACCTGGAGGAGCGGCGGCAGGTGTCGGCCGAGGAGGCGGCCGCCAAGGCCGGGGAGTGGGGCGTCCAGTACGTGGAGACGTCGGCCAAGACCAGAGCCAACGTGGACAAG GTGTTCTTCGACCTCATGCGCgaggtgaggaagaagaagatgtcGGAGAGCAAAGACAAGAACGGGCCGAgcgggaagaagaagaagaagcgctgCTGCATCCTGTAG